A part of Candidatus Electrothrix aestuarii genomic DNA contains:
- the tig gene encoding trigger factor has translation MDVAIEEVSELARKVTVTLPAEDVVKELDKKYAELKKEVTLKGFRRGKAPMSILKKNFKSRVEPEVAEKLVQDTYFDAIEEKKIDVIVHPEIQETTFADDGSFTYVAMVEVKPEFELNEYKGLEIAKPNTEVSDAEVDKKIEELRRNKAVLRSAEDDHEIAMDDIVTIDFQGFHEDKALKEVRNEDFSVDMGTGYLGEDFEERLLGVKKGGSILYESDFPEDFQNPIMAGKTIEFKVDVKDIKVRIKPELDDEFAKDIDEKHETLADLREAIATDLKEEKESAVEGDLNDRIMQKLLELNNDFPLPQRTVAYEIQEMIKQTEENLKRAGQTLESAGISKDKLVEHHRETAEKRVRGDFILKKVAELEELILTEEDLEQGYSRIANEYNMTVENVKGYFKRREEIMPFMAELLNEKILNFLRDAANLVEETETDTEENGEEATQDA, from the coding sequence ATGGATGTTGCGATTGAAGAAGTAAGCGAGCTGGCCCGAAAGGTAACTGTTACCCTGCCTGCTGAGGACGTGGTAAAAGAGCTCGATAAAAAATACGCCGAGCTGAAAAAAGAAGTAACCCTCAAGGGATTCCGTCGGGGCAAAGCACCGATGTCTATTCTGAAAAAGAACTTCAAAAGTCGGGTCGAGCCGGAAGTAGCGGAAAAGCTGGTACAAGACACCTATTTCGATGCCATAGAAGAAAAGAAAATAGATGTCATTGTTCACCCGGAAATTCAGGAGACCACGTTTGCTGATGACGGTTCCTTTACCTATGTTGCAATGGTCGAAGTCAAACCTGAATTCGAGCTCAATGAGTACAAAGGGCTGGAGATTGCAAAGCCAAACACAGAAGTAAGCGATGCCGAGGTGGACAAAAAGATTGAGGAGCTTCGACGCAACAAGGCCGTGCTTCGTTCCGCAGAAGATGATCACGAAATTGCTATGGACGACATTGTGACCATTGATTTTCAGGGATTCCACGAAGACAAAGCCCTGAAAGAGGTACGCAATGAGGATTTTTCTGTTGATATGGGCACAGGCTATCTAGGTGAAGACTTTGAAGAGCGCCTGCTGGGGGTTAAAAAGGGAGGATCCATCTTGTATGAAAGTGACTTCCCAGAAGATTTCCAGAACCCTATTATGGCAGGTAAGACCATCGAATTCAAAGTTGATGTCAAAGACATTAAGGTACGGATTAAACCTGAGCTGGATGATGAGTTTGCCAAGGATATTGACGAGAAGCACGAGACCTTGGCTGACTTACGAGAGGCAATCGCTACTGACCTGAAAGAAGAAAAAGAGTCAGCTGTTGAAGGCGACCTGAATGATCGCATTATGCAGAAGCTGCTTGAGCTGAATAATGATTTCCCGCTTCCGCAACGAACCGTTGCCTATGAGATTCAGGAAATGATCAAGCAGACCGAGGAAAACCTCAAGCGAGCTGGTCAGACCCTGGAATCCGCCGGAATCAGCAAAGATAAACTGGTAGAGCATCACCGTGAGACAGCTGAAAAACGTGTCCGAGGCGACTTTATCCTGAAAAAGGTTGCGGAACTTGAGGAACTCATTCTGACAGAAGAAGATCTGGAGCAGGGGTACAGCCGTATCGCTAACGAATATAATATGACTGTGGAAAACGTGAAAGGATACTTCAAACGCCGCGAAGAGATCATGCCGTTCATGGCCGAGTTGCTCAACGAAAAGATCCTGAATTTCCTCCGTGATGCGGCAAATCTTGTCGAAGAAACCGAGACAGATACCGAAGAGAACGGAGAAGAGGCAACGCAAGACGCATAA
- a CDS encoding PhoH family protein — MRTCQKLTGESEQSLEFDDYAVAQVLFGVHNHNLHTIEQAVQVQICDRGNILSISGRAHAVDLATSLLSQLYDLVRKGYPVFSQDIAFGIKILESSPSASLAEIFLDKVCITAQKRIISPKSVHQKNYIELIRKNDIVFGIGPAGTGKTYLAVAMAVSALASERVQRIILTRPAVEAGEKLGFLPGDMAQKIDPYLRPLTDALNDMMGTEKVAELVERGVIEIAPLAFMRGRTLNNGFVILDEAQNTTSEQMKMFLTRIGFDAKAVVTGDITQVDLPGKQASGLAEARHLLQGIDGIGFSHFDHSDVVRHPLVQKIIQAYDKSH, encoded by the coding sequence TTGCGTACTTGCCAAAAACTTACTGGAGAATCCGAGCAGAGCCTGGAATTTGACGACTATGCCGTTGCACAGGTTCTGTTCGGTGTGCATAATCACAATCTGCATACGATTGAGCAGGCTGTTCAGGTTCAGATTTGTGACAGAGGCAATATCCTGAGCATCAGTGGCAGGGCACATGCTGTGGATTTGGCCACCTCCCTGCTGTCGCAACTGTATGATCTCGTACGTAAAGGTTATCCTGTCTTTAGTCAGGATATTGCCTTTGGTATTAAAATCCTTGAGTCATCACCGTCCGCTTCTCTGGCGGAGATCTTTCTTGATAAGGTCTGTATTACGGCCCAGAAAAGGATCATTTCTCCAAAAAGTGTTCATCAGAAAAACTATATTGAGTTGATCCGGAAGAACGATATTGTCTTTGGTATCGGACCAGCTGGAACCGGTAAAACCTATTTGGCTGTGGCTATGGCCGTTTCTGCTTTAGCCTCAGAGCGGGTTCAGCGTATTATTCTGACACGTCCGGCTGTAGAAGCTGGTGAAAAACTGGGTTTTCTTCCTGGGGATATGGCGCAAAAGATTGATCCTTATCTCCGGCCTCTGACTGATGCCCTCAATGATATGATGGGTACGGAAAAGGTTGCTGAGCTTGTTGAACGAGGTGTTATTGAAATTGCACCGTTGGCTTTTATGCGCGGCAGAACTTTGAATAATGGTTTCGTGATCCTGGATGAGGCGCAAAATACCACCAGTGAGCAGATGAAAATGTTCCTCACTCGCATCGGTTTTGATGCAAAGGCAGTTGTCACCGGTGATATCACTCAGGTTGACTTGCCTGGAAAACAGGCCTCAGGACTTGCAGAGGCACGGCATCTCCTCCAGGGGATAGATGGTATCGGCTTCAGTCATTTTGATCACAGTGACGTGGTTCGTCACCCCTTGGTTCAGAAAATTATTCAAGCCTATGATAAAAGCCATTAG
- a CDS encoding thioredoxin domain-containing protein: MKKTLTLCALLLMSSGQALAQDAPAKSSATLFTSPLATWQMNVKPIDFAQSLDNRLVFVLGDDSKVHIYSSADGVEQGAVPVAKETVAIDIAPRGEMLFLVDSNKKYTALDISFAQDIDTTGSPFLGKADAPVTLVVFSDFQCPFCSKVQPLLEGILKENPDNLKIVFKHLPLQMHKQAKPAALAAIAAHEQGKFWQMHDALFAVSKKLNKETIEQAAKDIGLDMEKFKKDLASADTNAKLKKDMADAGKAGVGGTPTLFINGRQVKGRGANVLQDMIDQELAAK, translated from the coding sequence ATGAAAAAGACATTAACCTTATGTGCGCTACTGCTCATGTCGTCAGGCCAGGCCCTGGCCCAGGATGCACCAGCGAAGTCCAGCGCGACCCTCTTCACCTCCCCGCTGGCAACATGGCAGATGAATGTAAAACCGATTGATTTTGCGCAGTCTTTAGATAATAGGCTGGTTTTTGTTTTGGGTGATGACAGCAAGGTGCATATCTACTCTTCTGCTGACGGAGTAGAGCAGGGGGCTGTTCCTGTTGCCAAAGAAACCGTTGCCATTGATATTGCTCCTCGTGGAGAGATGCTTTTCCTGGTTGATAGTAATAAGAAGTATACGGCGCTGGATATTTCCTTTGCTCAGGATATCGATACAACGGGCTCACCTTTCCTTGGTAAAGCAGATGCGCCTGTTACCTTGGTGGTTTTTTCAGATTTCCAATGTCCGTTTTGCAGCAAGGTGCAACCGCTGCTGGAAGGAATCCTGAAGGAGAATCCTGATAATCTGAAGATCGTGTTTAAGCATCTTCCGCTTCAGATGCATAAACAAGCCAAGCCTGCTGCTCTTGCTGCGATTGCTGCTCATGAGCAGGGTAAATTCTGGCAGATGCATGATGCACTTTTTGCTGTCTCGAAAAAGCTGAACAAGGAAACCATTGAGCAGGCAGCAAAGGACATTGGCCTGGATATGGAAAAATTTAAAAAGGACCTTGCCAGTGCCGATACCAATGCAAAGCTGAAAAAAGATATGGCTGATGCGGGAAAAGCCGGTGTTGGTGGAACTCCTACCCTGTTTATCAATGGTCGCCAGGTTAAAGGTCGGGGAGCTAATGTCCTCCAGGATATGATTGATCAGGAATTAGCCGCGAAGTAA
- a CDS encoding BrnT family toxin: protein MHFEWDPKKARTNRHKHGVTFEEASSVLRDPLSATAYDPDHSEYEDRFVTFGISSRGRLLTVAHTERGNAIRIISARPATTSERQIYEQG, encoded by the coding sequence ATGCATTTTGAGTGGGATCCAAAGAAAGCGAGAACAAACCGACACAAACACGGTGTCACGTTCGAGGAGGCATCCAGTGTTCTGCGTGATCCTCTCTCAGCTACCGCATACGACCCTGATCATTCCGAGTATGAGGATCGGTTTGTGACCTTTGGTATATCTTCCCGAGGACGCCTGCTCACAGTTGCGCATACAGAACGAGGTAATGCGATTCGCATTATATCGGCACGACCGGCAACAACATCGGAGAGGCAGATTTATGAACAAGGCTGA
- a CDS encoding two-CW domain-containing protein produces the protein MNCWEFKKCGREPNGQNSSLYGVCPVSTASNADGIHNGKNGGRCCWAIITTEPSEMEKNLGFCCGGLSECIQCDFYQHVKESTELVIAV, from the coding sequence GTGAATTGTTGGGAATTTAAAAAATGTGGCCGTGAACCTAACGGGCAAAATAGCTCCCTCTATGGTGTTTGTCCTGTAAGCACAGCATCCAATGCAGATGGCATCCACAACGGAAAAAACGGTGGACGATGCTGCTGGGCAATCATCACCACGGAGCCAAGCGAAATGGAAAAAAACTTAGGTTTCTGTTGCGGTGGACTTTCGGAATGTATCCAGTGTGATTTTTATCAGCACGTAAAGGAATCAACAGAACTTGTTATTGCTGTCTAA
- the clpP gene encoding ATP-dependent Clp endopeptidase proteolytic subunit ClpP has product MNLVPMVVEQSPRGERAFDIYSRLLRERIVFLGTPVNDDIASLIVAQLLFLEADDPEKDITFYINSPGGVVTAGMAIYDTMQYISCDVATLCMGQAASMGAFLLAAGAEGKRFALPNARIMIHQPLGGFQGQATDIDIHAKEILRMRSDLNRLLSHHTGKPVKKIEKDTERDNFMSAEEAVKYGLIDKVLVRREDAKEDA; this is encoded by the coding sequence ATGAATTTGGTTCCAATGGTTGTTGAACAGAGTCCGCGTGGAGAGCGGGCTTTTGACATTTATTCGCGCCTTCTGAGGGAACGGATTGTTTTCCTCGGAACACCTGTGAATGATGATATTGCCAGCTTGATCGTGGCCCAACTCCTTTTTCTTGAGGCCGATGACCCTGAGAAAGATATCACCTTTTACATTAACTCTCCAGGTGGCGTGGTGACTGCTGGCATGGCTATTTATGACACCATGCAGTATATCAGCTGCGATGTTGCCACGCTCTGCATGGGACAGGCCGCCTCTATGGGTGCCTTTCTCCTGGCTGCCGGAGCAGAGGGCAAACGCTTTGCCCTTCCCAATGCCCGCATCATGATCCATCAGCCCTTGGGCGGTTTTCAGGGACAGGCCACAGATATTGATATCCATGCCAAAGAGATCCTGCGGATGCGGAGCGATTTGAACAGACTGTTGTCTCACCATACCGGCAAGCCGGTCAAAAAAATTGAAAAAGACACAGAGCGGGACAATTTCATGAGCGCTGAAGAGGCTGTTAAATACGGTCTGATTGATAAAGTGCTGGTCCGCCGTGAGGATGCCAAGGAGGATGCGTAA
- a CDS encoding tetratricopeptide repeat protein: MGTTDNIFNHSGDGEQNIGQGDRAIGKQVNNYYPPPPVIPRQLPPLDACFLGRDEELAMLLEQLQPGKVVAVCGPGGMGKSALAAQAVSKLEESRFPDGIVFHSFYGHPETELALQAVCTAFQVEAKAGLAGTVRQVLAGRKALLILDGAEEADDLYAVLRLRGQCGVLITSRKNEDAPDEPLELQRLEEQQAKEVFQRYSGLAINDASVRGICKILDGWPVALRIAGRYLRITKENAADYLKDLEKEPFKELGSGKHEQENITLLLRRSVAQVSEDARLTLGVAGTLAFAPIAREPVAHVLNRDERRARKALGELVNYGLLEKREERWQISHRMVHTYTRTELALSSENLERLAQAYIQVFHIASRAGLSGYAFLDRERAHCPKLLESCFANKLWQEVKGLVGEMWVYLDRQGWWTELLAAFEMNLTAAREAGDRKDEGVCLNNLGYICERRGELDKALAWHNQCLPIYRELDDREGEGTTLNNMASIYRQQGMHELALETYQQSLSISREIGDRMGEGSTLNNIGLLYMNQGDNIRALEHYEQALPIMRELGYKIGESTIRHNIAMTYHAQSDHFNALEYNKQAVAIRRDWGDRPGEAVSCWNIGRIYENLGELPEAEEHISLAVEITKAIGHPSLRKYREGLARVRAARQGV, translated from the coding sequence ATGGGAACGACTGACAATATCTTCAACCATAGTGGCGATGGTGAGCAGAACATCGGCCAAGGCGATAGGGCTATAGGTAAGCAGGTTAACAACTACTACCCTCCTCCACCCGTCATTCCCCGCCAACTTCCGCCCCTTGATGCCTGCTTTCTTGGTCGGGACGAGGAGCTGGCCATGCTGCTTGAGCAGCTCCAACCGGGCAAGGTCGTGGCTGTGTGCGGACCGGGTGGTATGGGCAAGTCTGCGTTAGCGGCCCAGGCGGTGAGTAAGCTGGAGGAAAGCCGTTTCCCGGATGGCATTGTCTTTCATAGCTTCTATGGACATCCCGAAACAGAGCTGGCCCTGCAAGCTGTCTGCACAGCCTTTCAGGTGGAGGCAAAGGCGGGCCTTGCCGGTACAGTGCGACAGGTACTCGCAGGCAGAAAGGCCCTGCTTATTCTGGACGGGGCCGAGGAGGCGGACGACCTGTACGCTGTGCTCCGCCTACGCGGGCAATGCGGTGTGCTGATCACGAGCAGAAAGAATGAGGATGCGCCAGATGAGCCGCTGGAGCTGCAACGGCTGGAAGAGCAGCAGGCAAAGGAAGTCTTCCAGCGATACAGTGGGCTTGCGATTAATGATGCCAGCGTGCGGGGCATCTGCAAGATACTGGACGGCTGGCCGGTTGCTCTGCGTATTGCCGGTCGCTATCTGCGCATCACCAAAGAGAATGCAGCAGACTACTTGAAGGATCTGGAGAAGGAGCCGTTCAAGGAGTTAGGCAGCGGCAAGCATGAGCAGGAGAATATCACATTGCTGTTGCGACGCAGTGTGGCACAAGTAAGTGAGGATGCACGGTTGACGCTAGGTGTGGCAGGCACTTTGGCCTTTGCGCCGATAGCCCGTGAGCCGGTGGCGCATGTGCTTAATAGAGATGAACGCCGCGCCCGAAAGGCGTTGGGGGAGCTGGTCAATTACGGGCTGCTGGAGAAAAGGGAGGAACGCTGGCAGATAAGCCACAGGATGGTGCATACCTATACCCGAACTGAGCTGGCTTTAAGCAGTGAGAACCTTGAGCGACTTGCACAGGCGTATATTCAGGTTTTCCATATAGCGAGTAGAGCTGGTTTGTCTGGATATGCCTTTTTAGACAGAGAACGGGCACACTGCCCCAAGCTGTTAGAGAGCTGCTTTGCCAACAAGCTGTGGCAGGAGGTGAAAGGGTTGGTCGGGGAAATGTGGGTATACTTAGATCGGCAGGGCTGGTGGACAGAACTGCTGGCCGCCTTTGAGATGAACCTAACTGCGGCCCGCGAGGCTGGCGACCGCAAAGATGAAGGAGTATGCCTGAACAATCTTGGCTACATCTGCGAGCGGCGTGGGGAGCTTGACAAGGCATTGGCTTGGCATAATCAATGCCTGCCGATATACCGCGAGCTGGACGACCGGGAGGGAGAAGGCACAACCCTGAACAACATGGCCTCAATTTATCGGCAGCAGGGCATGCACGAGCTGGCCTTGGAGACATATCAGCAAAGCCTGAGCATCAGCCGGGAGATCGGTGACCGGATGGGCGAAGGCTCGACGCTGAATAATATCGGCCTCCTTTATATGAATCAAGGTGACAATATTAGAGCCTTAGAGCATTATGAGCAGGCCCTGCCTATCATGCGGGAGCTTGGCTATAAAATCGGGGAAAGCACAATACGGCACAACATTGCTATGACCTATCATGCGCAAAGTGATCATTTCAACGCATTGGAATACAATAAACAAGCCGTAGCGATACGGCGGGATTGGGGTGACCGACCCGGAGAAGCGGTGTCGTGTTGGAACATCGGACGCATCTACGAAAACCTTGGTGAACTTCCTGAGGCTGAGGAGCATATCAGTCTGGCTGTGGAGATTACCAAAGCCATTGGTCATCCTTCCTTGAGAAAATACCGTGAGGGATTAGCACGGGTACGGGCAGCGCGGCAAGGAGTTTAG
- a CDS encoding NfeD family protein, translating into MEILGILFIIIVLAFRFADLLSSDPFGGMIKWIMRKLGLYGDEKYQEEDDHFTGSYAVVSRPFQQLGDSFQGHVKLNGVEWKALCRSGQLSQGTPVIVKNMSNLTLEVEPR; encoded by the coding sequence ATGGAAATTTTAGGCATCCTCTTTATCATTATAGTATTAGCCTTCCGTTTTGCTGATTTACTCAGCTCAGATCCCTTTGGGGGTATGATCAAATGGATAATGCGCAAGCTAGGCCTCTATGGTGATGAAAAATACCAGGAAGAAGATGATCATTTTACAGGCTCCTACGCTGTCGTTTCACGACCATTCCAGCAGCTTGGAGACTCTTTTCAGGGCCATGTCAAACTCAATGGCGTTGAATGGAAAGCCCTATGCCGGTCTGGCCAATTATCGCAGGGAACTCCAGTTATCGTAAAAAATATGTCAAACCTCACTCTGGAGGTCGAGCCGCGATAA
- the clpX gene encoding ATP-dependent Clp protease ATP-binding subunit ClpX has protein sequence MSDEVSGDSAEICTCSFCGRQQGEVKNLIAGPDVYICDKCIELCNGMVKEQSEGEDKVVDAPSPAVLKPKEIHAHLDDYVIGQEYAKRVLSVAVHNHYKRIESRPGGTFDDVEIQKSNIILIGPTGSGKTLLAQTLARVLNVPFTIADATTLTEAGYVGDDTENILVNLLQAADDDIERAQHGIVYIDEIDKIARKSDSASLTRDVSGEGVQQALLKIIEGTIASIPPKGGRKHPQQDLTKIDTSNILFIVGGAFVGLDRVIKRRSGTKGIGFGAKIASGPEKSVGEWLSDVQSEDLLKFGLIPELLGRLPVIAPMKELKEDDLVRILKEPKNALTKQYMKLFELEDITLRFTEGALKEAARKAMLRNSGARGLRAVMEEAMLDVMYELPSDEHAVECVINEQVIADGEYPVILYDTEEKKTA, from the coding sequence ATGAGTGACGAAGTTTCAGGCGACTCTGCCGAGATCTGTACCTGTTCCTTCTGTGGCCGGCAGCAAGGAGAGGTAAAAAACCTGATCGCCGGTCCAGACGTCTATATCTGTGATAAATGTATAGAGCTTTGTAATGGTATGGTCAAGGAGCAGAGTGAAGGAGAAGATAAGGTTGTTGATGCCCCTTCTCCTGCTGTGCTGAAACCCAAGGAAATTCATGCGCATCTGGATGATTATGTCATCGGTCAGGAATATGCCAAACGGGTTTTGTCCGTGGCCGTGCATAACCATTATAAACGGATAGAATCACGTCCTGGTGGTACCTTTGACGATGTGGAAATTCAGAAATCCAACATCATTCTCATTGGTCCCACTGGAAGCGGAAAGACCCTGCTTGCTCAGACCTTGGCTCGCGTTCTCAATGTACCCTTTACCATCGCTGATGCCACCACCCTGACAGAGGCTGGTTATGTAGGTGATGATACAGAAAATATCCTGGTTAACCTGCTCCAGGCCGCTGATGATGATATTGAGCGGGCCCAGCACGGGATTGTCTATATTGACGAAATCGATAAAATCGCCCGAAAATCCGATTCCGCTTCATTAACCCGCGACGTCTCTGGAGAAGGTGTACAGCAGGCCCTGCTGAAAATCATTGAAGGCACTATTGCCTCCATTCCCCCTAAGGGTGGTCGCAAACATCCTCAACAGGACCTGACCAAGATAGATACCAGTAATATTCTCTTTATTGTTGGCGGTGCCTTTGTCGGTCTGGATAGGGTTATCAAGCGTCGCTCAGGAACTAAGGGCATAGGTTTTGGCGCCAAGATTGCATCAGGACCGGAAAAGAGCGTCGGTGAATGGCTGTCCGATGTGCAGTCAGAGGACTTACTCAAATTCGGATTAATTCCAGAACTGCTCGGTCGTCTCCCTGTTATCGCTCCGATGAAAGAGCTGAAAGAGGATGACTTGGTCCGCATCCTGAAAGAGCCAAAAAATGCCCTGACCAAACAGTACATGAAGCTGTTTGAACTGGAGGATATCACGCTTCGCTTTACAGAGGGTGCGCTGAAAGAGGCTGCCCGTAAGGCTATGCTCCGCAACTCTGGAGCCCGTGGCCTCCGTGCGGTCATGGAAGAAGCTATGCTTGATGTTATGTACGAGCTTCCTTCCGATGAACATGCCGTTGAATGCGTGATTAACGAACAGGTTATCGCCGATGGCGAATACCCTGTTATACTCTATGATACTGAAGAAAAGAAAACAGCTTAG
- the lon gene encoding endopeptidase La, with protein sequence MFDSHAKRYPVMPLRDVVIFPGMVAPLVVGRKKSARALEHAMKERSLILLVTQKDASIEEPEPEHLYNCGVLASVMQLLRLPDGTIKALIEGKRKALVEKYSQDEEFFYADLREAGELHTDSVELPVYSRELKQVFERYAKIEKNIPAEVLKSVTALENPSLRVDLICSHLRLGTEEKQEILEILDLPNRIRRVLEILYRELELHELEKDLDIRVKKKMNESQRQYYLNEKVKEIQSEMGQGGDDLDELQEALKQKELPDPVREKAERELSKLRSMPPMSAETTVVRNYLETIIDLPWLEKDDASIDIEEAEDILNQDHYGLKKPKERILEYLAVQSQVQKLKGPILCLVGPPGVGKTSVCKSIARAMNRQFVRLSLGGVRDEAEIRGHRRTYIGAMPGKIIHSMQRAEVINPVFCLDEVDKMSVDFRGDPSSALLEVLDPEQNYAFNDHYLDLDYDLSEVFFIATANNLHGIPLPLQDRMEIIRLNGYTEEDKLEIAERFLIPKQLEQNGFAEDDIELEKQAVLEIIRRYTREAGVRSLERTIAAVCRKVARDRLKKKELTRKYQLSDQSITEYLGVPKYRFGLAETQDAIGLVTGLAWTEVGGELLQIESVLMPGTGRMTVTGKLGDVMQESAQAALSYVRSRSLRLGLDVDFYQKLDIHVHIPEGAIPKDGPSAGITIATSIVSALLKYPVDRRLAMTGEITLRGRVLPIGGLTEKLLAAKRGNITHILLPAENKRDLEEVPPRIRESLDIAFVDHVDDVLTRALLLPTGEQLFKDVPMESILKNVALSSHNTTVHQ encoded by the coding sequence ATGTTTGATTCTCACGCGAAACGATATCCAGTTATGCCCTTACGGGATGTGGTCATTTTTCCCGGCATGGTTGCCCCATTAGTTGTGGGGCGAAAGAAATCCGCCCGGGCCCTGGAACACGCCATGAAAGAACGCTCTTTGATTCTGCTGGTCACCCAAAAGGACGCCAGTATAGAAGAGCCCGAGCCGGAGCATCTCTATAACTGCGGCGTGCTTGCTTCGGTCATGCAACTTCTGCGCTTACCCGATGGCACGATCAAGGCCCTGATCGAAGGGAAACGCAAAGCCCTTGTTGAGAAATACAGCCAGGATGAGGAATTTTTCTACGCTGATTTACGAGAAGCCGGAGAACTACATACCGACAGTGTGGAACTGCCCGTATACAGTCGCGAGCTGAAGCAAGTCTTTGAGCGCTATGCCAAAATCGAAAAGAACATCCCGGCTGAGGTGCTGAAATCGGTTACGGCGCTGGAAAATCCATCCCTACGGGTTGATTTAATCTGTTCCCACCTCCGCCTTGGCACTGAAGAAAAGCAGGAGATCCTGGAAATTCTTGACCTGCCCAATCGTATTCGTCGAGTCCTGGAAATTCTTTACCGCGAGCTGGAACTGCACGAGCTGGAAAAGGACCTTGATATCCGGGTCAAGAAGAAGATGAACGAGAGCCAGCGCCAGTACTATCTCAACGAGAAGGTCAAAGAGATCCAGAGTGAGATGGGTCAAGGCGGAGATGATCTCGATGAACTCCAGGAGGCACTCAAGCAAAAAGAGCTCCCTGATCCGGTCCGGGAAAAAGCAGAACGGGAGCTCAGCAAACTGCGTTCCATGCCGCCCATGTCTGCGGAAACCACGGTGGTACGCAATTACCTTGAGACCATTATTGACCTCCCTTGGCTGGAAAAGGACGACGCCAGTATTGACATCGAAGAAGCTGAGGACATCCTCAATCAGGACCATTACGGCTTGAAAAAGCCCAAAGAGCGCATTCTTGAATATCTTGCTGTCCAAAGCCAAGTGCAGAAGCTCAAAGGACCTATTCTCTGCCTGGTTGGTCCTCCTGGCGTGGGCAAAACCTCTGTTTGTAAGTCTATTGCCCGGGCGATGAACCGTCAATTTGTCCGCCTCTCTCTGGGAGGTGTGCGGGACGAGGCAGAAATTCGTGGGCACCGCAGAACCTATATAGGCGCTATGCCCGGTAAGATTATTCATTCCATGCAAAGGGCAGAGGTCATCAACCCGGTTTTCTGCCTTGATGAAGTGGATAAGATGAGCGTTGATTTCCGTGGTGACCCCTCATCAGCCCTGCTGGAGGTACTCGACCCGGAACAGAACTACGCTTTTAATGATCATTATCTTGATCTTGATTATGATCTGTCTGAGGTATTTTTTATTGCAACCGCCAATAATCTGCACGGGATTCCCCTGCCCCTGCAGGACCGCATGGAGATCATCCGTCTGAACGGCTACACTGAAGAGGACAAGCTGGAGATTGCGGAACGGTTTCTTATTCCCAAGCAGCTTGAGCAGAACGGCTTTGCAGAGGATGATATTGAGCTTGAGAAACAGGCTGTACTGGAGATCATTCGCCGCTACACCCGAGAGGCCGGGGTGCGTAGTCTGGAGCGAACCATTGCTGCGGTTTGTCGTAAGGTTGCCCGTGATCGCTTGAAAAAGAAGGAGCTGACTCGCAAGTACCAGCTCTCTGATCAATCGATAACCGAATATCTCGGCGTCCCTAAATACCGTTTTGGCCTCGCTGAAACGCAAGATGCTATTGGTTTGGTGACGGGTCTGGCCTGGACAGAAGTTGGTGGAGAACTGCTGCAAATAGAGTCAGTGCTGATGCCAGGGACCGGAAGAATGACAGTGACCGGCAAGCTCGGCGATGTCATGCAGGAATCTGCCCAAGCAGCCCTCTCCTATGTTCGTTCCCGCTCCTTGCGTCTGGGGCTGGACGTGGACTTTTATCAGAAATTGGATATCCACGTTCATATTCCTGAAGGAGCAATTCCCAAGGACGGGCCATCTGCTGGTATTACCATTGCCACCTCCATTGTCTCGGCCCTTCTGAAATATCCGGTTGACCGTCGCCTGGCTATGACCGGTGAAATCACCTTGCGCGGTAGGGTCTTGCCCATCGGAGGTTTGACAGAAAAACTCTTAGCCGCCAAGCGAGGGAACATTACCCATATTCTTTTGCCAGCCGAAAACAAAAGGGACCTTGAAGAGGTTCCACCTAGAATCCGGGAGAGCCTGGACATCGCCTTTGTCGATCATGTTGACGACGTACTGACCAGAGCCTTGCTCTTACCTACAGGAGAGCAGCTTTTCAAAGATGTTCCTATGGAAAGTATTCTGAAAAATGTAGCGCTCTCGTCCCATAATACAACGGTACATCAGTAA